One segment of Castanea sativa cultivar Marrone di Chiusa Pesio chromosome 3, ASM4071231v1 DNA contains the following:
- the LOC142628156 gene encoding E3 ubiquitin-protein ligase RGLG5-like, whose protein sequence is MGSKSSKGSGRREIPSYGSGSSSTYNQQYGYPPQTPYHQPSSYSYTPQHQHGPPPPSSSYGSQASFNYGSEIPVAQPHRKLDRKYSRIADNYRSLDEVTAALANAGLESSNLIVGIDFTKSNEWTGARSFNRRSLHHIGNGQNPYEQAISIIGKTLSAFDEDNLIPCYGFGDASTHDIDVFSFYPDESACNGFEEVLLQYKEIVPNLRLAGPTSFAPIIEMAITTVEQSSGQYHVLVIIADGQVTRSVDTQRGQLSPQEQKTINAIVQASEYPLSIILVGVGDGPWDMMREFDDNIPARAFDNFQFVNFTEIMSKNVDPSRKETEFALAALMEIPSQYKATIELGLLGRQRGNSPERVPLPPPLYGVNSNSNLKTQRTSSFQQRTNSFQQRSNSFQQRAHPYSGYDPPYTGYDTPVETAPSSSSQYDNQVCPICLTNAKNMAFGCGHQTCCECGEDLEVCPICRRAIETRIRLY, encoded by the exons atgGGTAGTAAAAGTTCAAAAGGGTCAGGTAGGAGAGAGATTCCATCATATGGGTCTGGGAGTTCTTCAACATATAATCAACAATATGGGTATCCTCCACAAACCCCATATCATCAGCCGAGTTCATATAGTTATACGCCACAGCATCAACATGGGCCACCACCGCCATCTTCTAGTTATGGATCCCAAGCATCTTTTAATTATGGGTCAGAGATACCAGTGGCACAACCGCACAGAAAATTGGATAGAAAATACTCGAGGATTGCTGATAACTACAGGTCCTTAGATGAG GTTACTGCTGCTCTTGCAAATGCTGGCCTGGAGTCTTCTAATCTAATTGTTGGTATTGATTTCACAAAGAGTAACGAGTGGACAG GTGCCAGGTCATTCAACCGACGAAGCTTACATCACATTGGAAATGGTCAAAATCCCTATGAACAAGCAATATCAATTATTGGAAAAACTTTATCTGCTTTCGATGAGGATAACTTAATTCCCTGTTATGGATTTGGAGATG CATCAACGCATGATATAGATGTCTTCAGTTTCTATCCAGACGAGAGTGCCTGCAATGGATTTGAGGAAGTGCTGTTGCAATACAAAGAAATTGTCCCTAACCTTCGACTCGCAG GGCCAACATCTTTTGCTCCAATTATTGAGATGGCCATTACAACTGTCGAGCAAAGTAGTGGCCAGTACCATGTTTTGGTGATAATTGCTGATGGGCAG GTAACAAGAAGTGTTGATACTCAGCGTGGCCAGCTCAGCCCACAAGAACAAAAGACGATAAATGCAATTGTTCAAGCAAG TGAGTATCCTTTGTCAATAATTTTGGTGGGGGTCGGAGATGGGCCTTGGGACATGATGAGGGAATTTGATGATAACATCCCTGCTCGAGCCTTTGATAATTTCCAG TTCGTCAATTTCACGGAAATCATGTCAAAGAATGTTGATCCTTCTAGAAAAGAGACTGAATTCGCTCTTGCAGCCTTAATGGAAATACCTTCTCAATATAAAGCAACTATTGAGCTTGGTTTATTAGG TAGACAGAGGGGAAATTCTCCAGAGAGGGTTCCTCTTCCTCCACCTCTTTATGGTGTAAATTCTAACAGCAACTTGAAAACTCAGCGTACAAGCAGCTTTCAGCAGCGCACAAACAGTTTTCAGCAGCGTTCAAATAGTTTTCAGCAGCGTGCACATCCATATAGCGGGTATGATCCTCCTTATACTGGATATGATACACCAGTTGAAACAGCTCCATCATCAAGTTCTCAATATGACAATCAG GTTTGCCCCATTTGTCTTACTAATGCAAAGAACATGGCCTTTGGGTGTGGACATCAG ACTTGTTGTGAGTGTGGGGAAGACCTTGAAGTGTGCCCGATTTGCCGGCGTGCAATCGAGACTAGAATAAGGCTCTACTAA